A genomic window from Cyprinus carpio isolate SPL01 chromosome A2, ASM1834038v1, whole genome shotgun sequence includes:
- the LOC109054721 gene encoding retinoid isomerohydrolase-like → MVSRFEHPAGGYKKIFETVEELNEPLPATVTGRIPSFIKGSLLRLGPGLFEVGSEPFYHLFDGQALMHKFDFSSGQVTYFRKFVKTDAYVRAMTEKRVVITEFGTCAYPDPCKNIFSRFFTYFKGVEVTDNCLVNVYPVGEDFYAVTETNYITKVNVETLETLKKVDLCDYVNINGVTAHPHIEKDGTVYNIGNCMGKGASLAYNIVRIPPQQKDKSDPIEKSKVVVQFPSAERFKPSYVHSFGMTENYFVFVETPVKIHLLKFLSAWSIRGSNYMDCFESDEEKGTWIHIARKHPGEYIDYKFRTAAMGLFHHINCYEDSGFIVVDLCAWKGFEFVYNYLWLANLRANWEEVKRNAMIAPQPEVRRYVLPLDPCREEQGKNLVCLPYTTATATMRADGTIWLEPEVLFSGPRQAFEFPQINYKMNNGKNYTYAYALGLNHFIPDRICKLNVKTKETWVWQEPDSYPSEPLFVQNPDGVDEDDGVLMTIVVSPGAQRPTCCLILNAKDLSEVARAEVDIMSPVTFHGMYKP, encoded by the exons ATGGTCAGCCG TTTTGAACACCCTGCTGGAGGCTATAAGAAAATCTTTGAGACTGTGGAGGAGCTGAACGAACCTCTTCCAGCAACCGTCACTG gccGCATCCCCTCGTTCATTAAAGGCAGTCTGCTCCGTCTGGGTCCCGGTTTGTTTGAGGTCGGATCAGAGCCCTTCTATCATCTCTTCGATGGCCAGGCCCTCATGCACAAGTTTGACTTCAGCAGTGGACAGGTCACGTATTTCCGCAA ATTTGTCAAAACAGATGCTTACGTTCGTGCTATGACAGAGAAACGTGTGGTAATTACTGAGTTTGGAACCTGTGCTTATCCTGATCCCTGCAAGAACATCTTCTCCAG GTTCTTCACATATTTCAAAGGAGTTGAGGTGACTGATAACTGCCTGGTGAACGTTTACCCTGTTGGAGAGGATTTTTATGCCGTCACTGAGACTAATTACATCACCAAAGTCAACGTGGAAACCTTGGAAACCTTGAAAAAG GTTGACCTGTGTGACTATGTGAATATAAATGGAGTAACGGCTCATCCGCACATCGAGAAAGACGGCACGGTCTACAACATCGGAAACTGCATGGGGAAGGGAGCCTCGCTGGCCTACAATATCGTCAGAATCCCTCCACAACAAAAAG ACAAATCGGACCCCATTGAGAAATCCAAGGTGGTTGTGCAATTCCCGAGTGCTGAAAGGTTCAAGCCATCCTACGTGCACAG TTTTGGCATGACTGAAAACTACTTTGTCTTCGTGGAGACGCCTGTTAAAATCCACCTGCTGAAGTTCCTGAGCGCCTGGAGTATTCGAGGATCCAACTATATGGACTGCTTTGAATCTGACGAGGAGAAAGGC ACGTGGATACACATTGCGAGGAAGCATCCAGGAGAGTACATTGACTATAAATTCAGAACCGCGGCGATGGGTCTGTTCCATCACATCAACTGCTACGAGGACTCGGGCTTCATCGTTGTGGACCTGTGTGCCTGGAAAgg CTTTGAATTTGTCTACAACTATCTGTGGTTAGCAAACCTGCGTGCAAACTGGGAAGAGGTGAAAAGAAATGCCATGATTGCCCCTCAGCCAGAAGTCAGGCGATACGTGCTTCCTCTGGATCCCTGCAGG GAGGAGCAGGGCAAGAATCTGGTCTGTCTCCCGTACACCACTGCCACGGCCACAATGAGGGCTGATGGGACCATTTGGCTCGAGCCTGAGGTGCTTTTCTCTGGTCCACGACAAG CATTCGAGTTTCCTCAGATCAACTACAAAATGAACAACGGAAAGAATTACACTTACGCCTACGCACTGGGCCTCAACCACTTTATCCCTGACAGG ATTTGCAAGCTGAATGTGAAGACTAAGGAGACCTGGGTCTGGCAGGAGCCGGACTCGTACCCTTCAGAACCGCTGTTTGTGCAGAACCCTGATGGAGTGGACGAGGATGATG
- the LOC109054726 gene encoding glycosylphosphatidylinositol anchor attachment 1 protein-like isoform X1, which yields MMLVCFCSGMPVEWLVKAMQSRGLEVFTQSFSRKLPFPDENKERYMVRGTNVYGILRAPRAPRTEALVISAPCSPGDSNNQAVGLLLALAQYFRNQVYWAKDIIFLVNEHDLMGTQAWLEAYHHTNITGMEYSPLQGRAGSIQAALSLELSSDVITSLDLILEGLNGQLPNLDLANLFYAFCQKLGVLCTIQGKLQRNDWDTAEGYTHAAQTMMLMVLKQACGRSWGDHGLFLRYHIEAASVRGINSFRHYKTDAATIGRLLEGMVRKLNNLLERLHQSYFFYLLPSLSRFVSIGCYMLAFGLLVVILLLRALDLWVHLGAPALAAVEGVTEAQQPSGPGVLTVLTPVVISHLTGVALYLLPVHLQEMAVEHFPVSETEAVVLTAVAIYTAGLALPHNTQRLLSGEGTEQGWKVLKLTALLYLAVLLGCTALINFSLGFILAVTLVPITASMTPHMPKALSALVMVLLSPAFTVLYCVFIYQELIEAPVSVSEGWMLFLSVISQGILDHALYGSLVYPLLALFIYPCWLMFWNILFWS from the exons ATGATGCTGGTTTGTTTCTGCAGCGGGATGCCGGTGGAGTGGTTAGTTAAAGCGATGCAATCCAGAGGACTGGAGGTGTTCACCCAGAGCTTCTCCCGCAAGCTGCCCTTCCCTGACGAGAACAAGGAAAgatat ATGGTTCGAGGCACGAATGTGTACGGGATCCTGCGAGCTCCTCGCGCTCCTCGGACAGAGGCTCTGGTCATCTCTGCTCCCTGCAGTCCTGGAGACAGTAACAACCAGGCGGTCGGCCTTCTGCTGGCCCTCGCGCAGTATTTCAGGA ACCAGGTGTACTGGGCCAAAGACATCATATTCTTGGTGAACGAGCATGATCTGATGGGCACGCAGGCCTGGCTGGAAGCCTACCACCACACTAACATCACAG GAATGGAGTACTCGCCGCTGCAGGGTCGCGCGGGGTCTATTCAAGCCGCCCTCTCATTGGAACTCAGCAGTGATGTCATCACCAGCCTGGACCTGATTTTAGAAGGACTTAACGGTCAGCTGCCCAACCTGGACCTGGCCAACCTCTTCTATGCCTTCTGTCAGAAGTTAGGAGTGCTGTGCACCATTCAGGGAAAG CTGCAGAGGAATGACTGGGACACGGCTGAGGGCTACACGCACGCGGCGCAGACCATGATGCTGATGGTGCTGAAACAAGCTTGCGGACGGTCCTGGGGAGATCACGGCCTCTTCCTCCGCTATCACATCGAAGCCGCTTCTGTTCGAGGCATCAACAGTTTCAGACACTACAAGACGGACGCGGCCACCATCGGCAG GTTGCTGGAGGGAATGGTCCGTAAACTCAACAATCTCCTGGAGCGTCTCCATCAGTCATATTTCTTCTACCTCTTGCCTTCTCTCTCTCGGTTTGTCTCCATTGGCTGCTATATGCTTGCGTTCGGCCTCCTGGTTGTCATCTTACTGCTTCGA GCGCTGGATCTCTGGGTTCACCTGGGAGCACCTGCTCTGGCAGCAGTGGAGGGAGTTACTGAAGCTCAGCAA CCGTCCGGTCCGGGTGTGTTGACGGTGTTGACCCCGGTGGTGATCAGTCACCTGACAGGTGTGGCGCTGTATCTACTTCCTGTTCATCTGCAGGAGATGGCTGTGGAGCACTTCCCGGTGTCTGAAACCGAAGCTGTGGTGCTCACTGCAGTAGCCATCTACACCGCAGGCCTAGCTCTGCCGCACAACACACAGCG GTTGCTGTCTGGAGAGGGCACGGAGCAGGGCTGGAAAGTGCTGAAGCTGACGGCTCTGCTCTATCTAGCGGTGCTGTTGGGCTGCACAGCCCTCATTAACTTCTCTCTGGGGTTCATTTTGGCCGTTACGCTGGTGCCGATCACCGCCAGCATGACGCCGCACATGCCCAA GGCTCTGAGCGCACTGGTCATGGTGCTGCTCAGTCCTGCCTTCACCGTCCTCTACTGCGTCTTCATCTACCAGGAGCTCATCGAAGCGCCCGTCAGCGTCAGCGAGGGCTGGATGCTCTTCCTCTCGGTCATCTCGCAGGGCATTCTCGATCACGCGCTCTACGGATCACTCGTGTATCCACTCTTAGCCCTTTTCATTTATCCCTGCTGGCTAATGTTCTGGAACATTCTTTTCTGGAGTTAA
- the LOC109054726 gene encoding glycosylphosphatidylinositol anchor attachment 1 protein-like isoform X3, translated as MGLLSDPSRRKVLTGLLTRLNTPICIVCYLAGIVWFMGLAFEPFTLRTYMSENAMGSTMVSSGERALSLAKEFDAHKRQAYDGMPVEWLVKAMQSRGLEVFTQSFSRKLPFPDENKERYMVRGTNVYGILRAPRAPRTEALVISAPCSPGDSNNQAVGLLLALAQYFRNQVYWAKDIIFLVNEHDLMGTQAWLEAYHHTNITGMEYSPLQGRAGSIQAALSLELSSDVITSLDLILEGLNGQLPNLDLANLFYAFCQKLGVLCTIQGKLQRNDWDTAEGYTHAAQTMMLMVLKQACGRSWGDHGLFLRYHIEAASVRGINSFRHYKTDAATIGRLLEGMVRKLNNLLERLHQSYFFYLLPSLSRFVSIGCYMLAFGLLVVILLLRALDLWVHLGAPALAAVEGVTEAQQPSGPGVLTVLTPVVISHLTGVALYLLPVHLQEMAVEHFPVSETEAVVLTAVAIYTAGLALPHNTQRLLSGEGTEQGWKVLKLTALLYLAVLLGCTALINFSLGFILAVTLVPITASMTPHMPKALSALVMVLLSPAFTVLYCVFIYQELIEAPVSVSEGWMLFLSVISQGILDHALYGSLVYPLLALFIYPCWLMFWNILFWS; from the exons ATGGGTCTGTTGTCTGACCCGAGTCGCAGGAAAGTCCTGACCGGCCTCCTGACCCGCCTCAACACACCCATATG tatTGTGTGCTACCTGGCTGGCATCGTGTGGTTCATGGGCCTGGCGTTCGAGCCCTTCACGCTGCGCACGTACATGTCGGAGAACGCCATGGGCTCCACTATGGTTTCCTCCGGGGAGCGAGCACTGTCCCTCGCCAAGGAGTTCGACGCTCACAAAAGACAGGCCTACGA CGGGATGCCGGTGGAGTGGTTAGTTAAAGCGATGCAATCCAGAGGACTGGAGGTGTTCACCCAGAGCTTCTCCCGCAAGCTGCCCTTCCCTGACGAGAACAAGGAAAgatat ATGGTTCGAGGCACGAATGTGTACGGGATCCTGCGAGCTCCTCGCGCTCCTCGGACAGAGGCTCTGGTCATCTCTGCTCCCTGCAGTCCTGGAGACAGTAACAACCAGGCGGTCGGCCTTCTGCTGGCCCTCGCGCAGTATTTCAGGA ACCAGGTGTACTGGGCCAAAGACATCATATTCTTGGTGAACGAGCATGATCTGATGGGCACGCAGGCCTGGCTGGAAGCCTACCACCACACTAACATCACAG GAATGGAGTACTCGCCGCTGCAGGGTCGCGCGGGGTCTATTCAAGCCGCCCTCTCATTGGAACTCAGCAGTGATGTCATCACCAGCCTGGACCTGATTTTAGAAGGACTTAACGGTCAGCTGCCCAACCTGGACCTGGCCAACCTCTTCTATGCCTTCTGTCAGAAGTTAGGAGTGCTGTGCACCATTCAGGGAAAG CTGCAGAGGAATGACTGGGACACGGCTGAGGGCTACACGCACGCGGCGCAGACCATGATGCTGATGGTGCTGAAACAAGCTTGCGGACGGTCCTGGGGAGATCACGGCCTCTTCCTCCGCTATCACATCGAAGCCGCTTCTGTTCGAGGCATCAACAGTTTCAGACACTACAAGACGGACGCGGCCACCATCGGCAG GTTGCTGGAGGGAATGGTCCGTAAACTCAACAATCTCCTGGAGCGTCTCCATCAGTCATATTTCTTCTACCTCTTGCCTTCTCTCTCTCGGTTTGTCTCCATTGGCTGCTATATGCTTGCGTTCGGCCTCCTGGTTGTCATCTTACTGCTTCGA GCGCTGGATCTCTGGGTTCACCTGGGAGCACCTGCTCTGGCAGCAGTGGAGGGAGTTACTGAAGCTCAGCAA CCGTCCGGTCCGGGTGTGTTGACGGTGTTGACCCCGGTGGTGATCAGTCACCTGACAGGTGTGGCGCTGTATCTACTTCCTGTTCATCTGCAGGAGATGGCTGTGGAGCACTTCCCGGTGTCTGAAACCGAAGCTGTGGTGCTCACTGCAGTAGCCATCTACACCGCAGGCCTAGCTCTGCCGCACAACACACAGCG GTTGCTGTCTGGAGAGGGCACGGAGCAGGGCTGGAAAGTGCTGAAGCTGACGGCTCTGCTCTATCTAGCGGTGCTGTTGGGCTGCACAGCCCTCATTAACTTCTCTCTGGGGTTCATTTTGGCCGTTACGCTGGTGCCGATCACCGCCAGCATGACGCCGCACATGCCCAA GGCTCTGAGCGCACTGGTCATGGTGCTGCTCAGTCCTGCCTTCACCGTCCTCTACTGCGTCTTCATCTACCAGGAGCTCATCGAAGCGCCCGTCAGCGTCAGCGAGGGCTGGATGCTCTTCCTCTCGGTCATCTCGCAGGGCATTCTCGATCACGCGCTCTACGGATCACTCGTGTATCCACTCTTAGCCCTTTTCATTTATCCCTGCTGGCTAATGTTCTGGAACATTCTTTTCTGGAGTTAA
- the LOC109054726 gene encoding glycosylphosphatidylinositol anchor attachment 1 protein-like isoform X2, with the protein MPVEWLVKAMQSRGLEVFTQSFSRKLPFPDENKERYMVRGTNVYGILRAPRAPRTEALVISAPCSPGDSNNQAVGLLLALAQYFRNQVYWAKDIIFLVNEHDLMGTQAWLEAYHHTNITGMEYSPLQGRAGSIQAALSLELSSDVITSLDLILEGLNGQLPNLDLANLFYAFCQKLGVLCTIQGKLQRNDWDTAEGYTHAAQTMMLMVLKQACGRSWGDHGLFLRYHIEAASVRGINSFRHYKTDAATIGRLLEGMVRKLNNLLERLHQSYFFYLLPSLSRFVSIGCYMLAFGLLVVILLLRALDLWVHLGAPALAAVEGVTEAQQPSGPGVLTVLTPVVISHLTGVALYLLPVHLQEMAVEHFPVSETEAVVLTAVAIYTAGLALPHNTQRLLSGEGTEQGWKVLKLTALLYLAVLLGCTALINFSLGFILAVTLVPITASMTPHMPKALSALVMVLLSPAFTVLYCVFIYQELIEAPVSVSEGWMLFLSVISQGILDHALYGSLVYPLLALFIYPCWLMFWNILFWS; encoded by the exons ATGCCGGTGGAGTGGTTAGTTAAAGCGATGCAATCCAGAGGACTGGAGGTGTTCACCCAGAGCTTCTCCCGCAAGCTGCCCTTCCCTGACGAGAACAAGGAAAgatat ATGGTTCGAGGCACGAATGTGTACGGGATCCTGCGAGCTCCTCGCGCTCCTCGGACAGAGGCTCTGGTCATCTCTGCTCCCTGCAGTCCTGGAGACAGTAACAACCAGGCGGTCGGCCTTCTGCTGGCCCTCGCGCAGTATTTCAGGA ACCAGGTGTACTGGGCCAAAGACATCATATTCTTGGTGAACGAGCATGATCTGATGGGCACGCAGGCCTGGCTGGAAGCCTACCACCACACTAACATCACAG GAATGGAGTACTCGCCGCTGCAGGGTCGCGCGGGGTCTATTCAAGCCGCCCTCTCATTGGAACTCAGCAGTGATGTCATCACCAGCCTGGACCTGATTTTAGAAGGACTTAACGGTCAGCTGCCCAACCTGGACCTGGCCAACCTCTTCTATGCCTTCTGTCAGAAGTTAGGAGTGCTGTGCACCATTCAGGGAAAG CTGCAGAGGAATGACTGGGACACGGCTGAGGGCTACACGCACGCGGCGCAGACCATGATGCTGATGGTGCTGAAACAAGCTTGCGGACGGTCCTGGGGAGATCACGGCCTCTTCCTCCGCTATCACATCGAAGCCGCTTCTGTTCGAGGCATCAACAGTTTCAGACACTACAAGACGGACGCGGCCACCATCGGCAG GTTGCTGGAGGGAATGGTCCGTAAACTCAACAATCTCCTGGAGCGTCTCCATCAGTCATATTTCTTCTACCTCTTGCCTTCTCTCTCTCGGTTTGTCTCCATTGGCTGCTATATGCTTGCGTTCGGCCTCCTGGTTGTCATCTTACTGCTTCGA GCGCTGGATCTCTGGGTTCACCTGGGAGCACCTGCTCTGGCAGCAGTGGAGGGAGTTACTGAAGCTCAGCAA CCGTCCGGTCCGGGTGTGTTGACGGTGTTGACCCCGGTGGTGATCAGTCACCTGACAGGTGTGGCGCTGTATCTACTTCCTGTTCATCTGCAGGAGATGGCTGTGGAGCACTTCCCGGTGTCTGAAACCGAAGCTGTGGTGCTCACTGCAGTAGCCATCTACACCGCAGGCCTAGCTCTGCCGCACAACACACAGCG GTTGCTGTCTGGAGAGGGCACGGAGCAGGGCTGGAAAGTGCTGAAGCTGACGGCTCTGCTCTATCTAGCGGTGCTGTTGGGCTGCACAGCCCTCATTAACTTCTCTCTGGGGTTCATTTTGGCCGTTACGCTGGTGCCGATCACCGCCAGCATGACGCCGCACATGCCCAA GGCTCTGAGCGCACTGGTCATGGTGCTGCTCAGTCCTGCCTTCACCGTCCTCTACTGCGTCTTCATCTACCAGGAGCTCATCGAAGCGCCCGTCAGCGTCAGCGAGGGCTGGATGCTCTTCCTCTCGGTCATCTCGCAGGGCATTCTCGATCACGCGCTCTACGGATCACTCGTGTATCCACTCTTAGCCCTTTTCATTTATCCCTGCTGGCTAATGTTCTGGAACATTCTTTTCTGGAGTTAA
- the LOC109100036 gene encoding uncharacterized protein LOC109100036 — protein MEEEACTDFKSLRAKFQEEIQVRHRPAVPEKPKRLLTSAVGRSGLITTSVSSAVETKTAGQPRVILREDLKTASGKRPVSFPSTTSGEALSRQSLKMWHLPLVMPFSSEPKHDSSKGITPPLKCIMNPIPTPFSSARASVCGREIGKNGLGLLKNNGASNAQMDESTLKSASSDAVEVQETVVSNPGSLDRSASPNDSLTDSSSGSVTHFFDQHVVSTLEKAKRKLCHRNLLVCSRPKGFYFSKAAAQHAEGPESCHQETSPLKINGTSKTAITVMALGRACRPLPDLASLGPSPSKPPRPPHVDLSKYKTGFHISDPSEALTVGSAPEPEIVASANASLDDASVPPPEFPDFDISAPEAIDSNAINLAALDLEATEFPEFDSLPPPPPLPDEDDGLHPQAVLVQHCLSNFGPKSTQSEDALCQSLEDALISASASEAVTSDLRTNGSHASFNLSAEQQLPSEPISSQQKRFREAFDNVYEDVETVPRFSFAQSSYKCKGAPKNPYADNGHVKEETWRNIRHVTQWSNAAEDQNGQHDRKKLSPDHHEDKEQKKKEKQRLEKEKKEQKEKDKKRNEMHKRFQITGLEEPMYHARVLADSKLRKYDLPVRRGDLISIIQTVSCPKGKWLARDANNKYGYISVMNVELNIKEMLELGKKVSQASCRSQTNGDELSVSSRSSHQNPVFTSSFSDDSEEWVYEDDTLSLSAENLSQIKATSMAEMFDSNSSAHHPFSDWSIEDIQTHEAESFQFADVDLLPPPALYADSL, from the exons ATGGAAGAG GAAGCCTGCACCGATTTCAAATCCTTAAGGGCAAAGTTTCAGGAAGAGATCCAGGTGAGGCACAGACCTGCGGTTCCTGAGAAACCCAAGCGCCTCCTGACCTCTGCTGTAGGCCGCTCTGGTCTGATAACCACGAGTGTTTCTTCAGCTGTGGAAACCAAAACCGCGGGTCAGCCCCGGGTCATTTTGAGAGAAGACCTGAAAACAGCTTCAGGAAAACGCCCCGTGTCTTTCCCAAGCACAACATCTGGAGAAGCACTCAGCAGGCAGTCACTTAAAATGTGGCATTTGCCTCTCGTGATGCCGTTTTCAAGCGAGCCAAAGCATGACTCTTCAAAAGGAATCACCCCGCCTCTTAAATGCATCATGAATCCAATTCCTACACCTTTCAGCTCAGCCAGAGCTTCGGTGTGTGGCAGAGAAATTGGTAAAAATGGTCTGGGGCTTTTGAAAAACAATGGTGCTTCTAATGCTCAGATGGACGAGTCCACCCTAAAGAGTGCAAGTTCAGACGCTGTGGAGGTCCAGGAGACTGTGGTGTCTAATCCTGGATCGCTAGATCGTTCAGCTTCACCTAATGATTCACTGACAGATTCATCTTCTGGAAGTGTTACTCATTTCTTTGACCAGCATGTCGTGAGCACACTAGAGAAAGCCAAGAGGAAGCTCTGCCACAGGAACCTGCTGGTGTGCAGCAGACCAAAGGGCTTCTACTTTAGTAAAGCAGCAGCGCAGCATGCAGAAGGTCCTGAAAGTTGTCACCAGGAGACTTCTCCATTGAAGATTAATGGAACATCAAAGA CTGCCATCACTGTAATGGCGCTCGGTAGAGCATGCAGACCTCTTCCTGATCTGGCATCCCTAGGCCCTTCGCCCTCAAAGCCTCCAAGACCCCCACATGTGGACCTGAGCAAATATAAGACTGGATTTCACATCAGTGACCCAAGCGAAGCACTTACTGTTG gaTCTGCACCCGAGCCTGAGATTGTAGCCTCTGCTAATGCATCACTTGATGACGCAAGCGTACCTCCCCCCGAATTTCCAGATTTTGACATTTCTGCACCAGAAGCCATAGACAGTAATGCCATAAATCTAGCGGCCCTTGATTTAGAGGCCACTGAGTTTCCAGAGTTTGATTCGTTGCCTCCACCTCCTCCGCTGCCAGATGAAGACGATGGCCTGCATCCACAGGCTGTTTTGGTCCAGCATTGTCTGAGTAATTTTGGTCCGAAGAGCACGCAGTCAGAAGACGCTCTGTGTCAGTCTTTAGAGGATGCCTTAATCTCGGCGTCTGCTTCAGaagcagtgacctctgacctgagGACGAATGGATCGCACGCCTCCTTCAACCTGAGCGCTGAACAACAACTTCCCTCAGAACCAAT ttcTTCTCAACAAAAGCGTTTCCGTGAAGCCTTTGATAATGTTTATGAGGATGTGGAAACAGTCCCCAGGTTTTCTTTTGCTCAAAGCTCTTATAAGTGTAAAGGAGCTCCTAAAA ATCCATATGCCGATAACGGCCATGTG aaagaAGAAACATGGAGGAATATACGGCATGTCACTCAGTG gtCTAATGCAGCTGAAGATCAAAATGGCCAACATGATAG AAAGAAGCTGAGCCCTGATCATCATGAGGATAAAGagcagaagaagaaagagaagcagcgcctggagaaggagaagaaagaacagaaagagaaggataaaaagagaaatgaaatgcACAAGAGATTTCAA ATCACTGGCCTGGAAGAGCCCATGTATCACGCCAGAGTGCTGGCGGACAGCAAACTCCGGAAGTACGACCTGCCCGTCAGACGTGGAGATCTCATCAGCATCATCCAAACGGTCAGCTGCCCCAAGGGCAAATGGCTAGCCAGAGACGCCAACAACAAAT ATGGATACATATCCGTGATGAATGTGGAGTTGAACATTAAGGAGATGCTTGAGCTCGGAAAAAAGGTATCACAGGCTTCCTGCCGAAGCCAAACCAATGGAGATGAGCTTAGTGTCAGCAGCAG GTCCTCTCATCAGAATCCTGTGTTTACAAGCAGCT TCTCCGATGACAGTGAAGAATGGGTGTATGAAGATGACACGTTGTCACTATCAGCTGAAAATCT GAGTCAGATCAAAGCTACCTCTATGGCTGAGATGT TTGATAGCAACTCTTCTGCTCATCATCCTTTCAGCGACTGGAGTATTGAAGACATCCAGACACA CGAGGCAGAAAGCTTCCAGTTTGCAGACGTTGATCTTCTGCCACCTCCAGCACTTTACGCCGACTCTCTGTGA